From Clostridia bacterium, the proteins below share one genomic window:
- a CDS encoding toll/interleukin-1 receptor domain-containing protein: MNKIFISHSSYDKSYVGYLIRLLEDMEVPSGKIFCSSFEGYGIPLGEYFIERLKEELNENVLVLFLLSNNFYRSPICLCEMGATWIKTNMHIPILIPPFGFDDMKGVVSNTQSMAINDRPKLNSLYNQVRKFFSINEFDINRWERRRDTFIFEVNKLIKGVQNIHGNTDIVKPVMHGNNSEYQKLLRQREEEVSRLRMGINELKNLSENSFTVKYGGVERLNGTVLRENPERSIDAGSTDKSESEQADWGECPVEYEKFQQLMVGVKDKLDKLPFIVRKALFYFCAEKEFILNNSEDTKEFESILEAVEDDYLLLEGRTVIINIKDPKIRKTVEALNGLACFLKNVDSAFCSWFEAKYEICAKIESRKFWTTMGMF, from the coding sequence GTGAATAAGATATTTATTAGTCATTCATCCTATGATAAAAGCTATGTGGGCTATTTGATAAGACTATTGGAGGACATGGAAGTGCCATCAGGAAAGATATTCTGCTCCTCCTTTGAAGGCTATGGAATTCCTCTTGGTGAATATTTTATCGAGAGACTGAAAGAAGAATTGAATGAAAATGTTCTGGTTTTATTCCTCCTTTCAAACAACTTTTACAGAAGCCCGATATGTCTCTGTGAGATGGGTGCAACCTGGATAAAGACCAATATGCATATTCCCATATTAATACCTCCTTTTGGCTTTGATGATATGAAGGGTGTGGTTTCCAATACCCAAAGCATGGCTATAAATGATAGGCCCAAGTTGAATTCACTGTACAATCAGGTCAGGAAGTTTTTTAGTATCAACGAATTTGATATAAACAGATGGGAGCGCAGAAGAGATACTTTTATTTTTGAGGTTAACAAGCTGATAAAAGGTGTACAAAATATCCATGGAAATACGGATATCGTGAAACCAGTCATGCATGGGAATAACAGTGAATATCAAAAATTACTCAGGCAGAGAGAGGAAGAAGTATCAAGGCTGAGGATGGGGATAAATGAACTGAAAAATCTTAGTGAAAATAGCTTTACAGTAAAGTACGGAGGGGTTGAGAGACTGAACGGCACAGTTTTGCGGGAAAACCCGGAAAGATCTATAGATGCCGGAAGTACTGACAAAAGTGAAAGTGAACAGGCTGATTGGGGAGAATGCCCGGTTGAATATGAAAAATTTCAGCAGCTTATGGTGGGTGTAAAGGATAAGCTGGACAAGCTGCCCTTTATTGTGAGAAAAGCCCTGTTTTACTTTTGTGCAGAAAAAGAGTTCATACTCAACAATTCGGAGGATACAAAAGAATTTGAGTCAATTCTAGAGGCTGTTGAAGATGATTATCTGCTGCTTGAGGGAAGAACCGTTATTATCAATATCAAGGACCCGAAAATCAGAAAAACTGTTGAAGCATTGAATGGGCTGGCATGCTTCTTGAAGAATGTGGATTCTGCGTTTTGCAGCTGGTTTGAGGCAAAATATGAAATATGTGCAAAGATTGAATCAAGGAAGTTTTGGACTACTATGGGGATGTTTTGA
- a CDS encoding CTP synthase, with protein MPVKYIFVTGGVVSGLGKGITAASLGRLLKSRGLRVTIQKFDPYINVDPGTMSPYQHGEVFVTDDGAETDLDLGHYERFIDENLSKNSNVTTGKIYWSIISKERKGDFLGGTVQVIPHITNEIKDRIYRVGKSDHTDVVITEIGGTVGDIESLPFLEAIRQVATEVGRDNVLYIHVTLVPFLGKSGELKTKPTQHSVKELRSIGIQPDIIVCRTEKHLSKDLKDKIGLFCNIPGEWVIQNMDAEILYEVPLMLEKEGLAGIVCNKLHLECNNPDLREWQDMVEKQKNLAEVVTIALVGKYVELHDAYLSIVESLKHGGIANNADVRIKWVNSEHISEENVKNYLYKVDGILVPGGFGDRGIEGKILAAKYARENKIPYFGICLGMQMAVIEFARNIVGLKGANSSEFNSETKYPVIDLMPEQRDIDEKGGTMRLGLYPCKIKENSKAFELYQDELIYERHRHRYEFNNEFREILTQKGIVLSGLSPSEKLVEIVELPDHPWYVGVQFHPEFKSRPNRPHPLFKGFIGAALEKNKCK; from the coding sequence ATGCCTGTCAAGTACATATTCGTAACCGGAGGGGTTGTTTCCGGTTTAGGGAAAGGAATTACTGCTGCATCCCTTGGGCGACTTTTGAAATCGAGAGGTTTACGTGTAACAATCCAGAAATTCGACCCATATATAAATGTAGACCCCGGAACAATGAGTCCGTATCAGCATGGAGAGGTTTTTGTCACTGATGACGGTGCAGAAACAGATTTGGACCTCGGTCATTACGAAAGGTTTATTGACGAAAATTTAAGCAAAAACAGCAATGTTACAACAGGGAAAATATACTGGTCAATAATCAGCAAGGAAAGAAAAGGGGATTTTCTAGGGGGTACTGTCCAGGTTATTCCTCATATAACAAACGAGATCAAAGACAGGATATATAGAGTAGGAAAATCAGATCACACCGACGTGGTTATAACAGAAATCGGAGGTACGGTAGGAGATATAGAAAGCCTACCGTTTTTAGAGGCAATAAGGCAGGTGGCAACAGAAGTAGGCAGAGATAATGTACTGTATATTCATGTTACACTGGTTCCTTTTCTGGGCAAATCCGGCGAGCTTAAGACAAAACCTACTCAGCACAGTGTAAAAGAGCTTAGGAGTATAGGTATACAACCTGATATTATAGTCTGTCGTACAGAAAAGCATCTCTCGAAAGATTTAAAGGACAAGATAGGGTTGTTCTGCAACATACCGGGTGAATGGGTAATTCAGAATATGGATGCAGAGATACTCTATGAAGTGCCTCTTATGCTAGAAAAAGAAGGTCTTGCGGGTATAGTCTGCAACAAGCTGCATCTTGAGTGCAATAACCCAGACCTTAGAGAATGGCAGGATATGGTAGAAAAACAGAAGAATCTTGCAGAAGTGGTTACCATAGCTCTGGTTGGAAAATATGTAGAGCTTCATGATGCATATCTCAGTATTGTAGAATCCCTGAAACACGGTGGCATAGCAAATAATGCGGATGTAAGGATCAAATGGGTCAATTCCGAGCATATAAGTGAGGAAAATGTTAAGAACTACTTGTATAAGGTAGATGGTATTCTTGTACCAGGAGGCTTCGGTGACAGAGGAATAGAAGGGAAGATTCTTGCTGCAAAATATGCACGTGAAAACAAAATACCTTATTTCGGAATATGCCTTGGCATGCAAATGGCTGTAATTGAATTTGCAAGAAATATAGTAGGTCTGAAGGGTGCAAACAGCTCAGAGTTTAACAGCGAAACCAAATATCCAGTGATTGATCTTATGCCTGAACAGAGGGATATAGATGAAAAAGGTGGAACAATGAGACTGGGGCTTTATCCATGTAAGATCAAAGAAAATTCCAAAGCGTTTGAGCTGTATCAGGATGAACTTATCTACGAAAGACACAGGCACAGGTATGAGTTCAACAATGAGTTCAGAGAAATATTAACGCAAAAAGGAATAGTGCTTTCAGGGTTGTCCCCGAGTGAGAAACTGGTAGAGATAGTTGAGCTGCCTGATCATCCGTGGTATGTGGGCGTACAGTTCCATCCGGAGTTCAAATCCAGGCCAAACAGACCGCATCCTTTGTTTAAAGGCTTCATTGGAGCAGCTTTAGAGAAAAATAAATGTAAATAA
- a CDS encoding pilus assembly protein TadG-related protein, with product MGFASVAVDVGIVASEKSRISNTAELAALAGAWELSLNPGNAVGVADEYLAKNGLDPGRYFFARVLGYNKGEIKAKAGV from the coding sequence ATAGGTTTTGCATCTGTTGCTGTTGATGTGGGGATTGTGGCAAGTGAAAAAAGCAGGATTTCAAATACAGCAGAGTTAGCAGCGCTGGCAGGGGCTTGGGAATTATCGCTCAATCCGGGAAATGCAGTCGGAGTGGCGGATGAATATTTGGCAAAGAATGGGTTAGACCCCGGGAGGTATTTTTTTGCCAGGGTTTTAGGATATAATAAAGGAGAAATAAAAGCAAAAGCCGGTGTGTAA
- the spoIIR gene encoding stage II sporulation protein R, protein MSRVLLLIKEFGNNPRNNIKFKTGVALVLALIIITGLILNTYSNEVNEGLADNLIRLHVIANSDSEADQALKRDVRDVIVKYMEDKLKGSKDIEQTKFIINSNMTEINELASSEIQRQGKDYSVKTMLGCYPFPTKVYGDITLPAGNYQALRVVIGKGEGANWWCVLFPPLCFVDATHGTVSESVKQDLKNVLTEEEYNIITSVDDEEDIPIKVKFKIVEFFQDSKLKISSFLSKIF, encoded by the coding sequence ATGAGTAGGGTTTTGTTGCTGATAAAAGAATTCGGGAATAATCCAAGGAATAACATAAAGTTTAAGACCGGCGTAGCCTTAGTACTGGCTTTAATTATTATTACAGGACTTATTTTGAACACCTATTCAAATGAAGTAAATGAGGGGCTTGCAGATAACCTTATAAGGCTTCATGTTATAGCAAACAGCGATAGCGAAGCAGACCAGGCACTAAAGAGAGATGTGCGGGATGTCATAGTGAAATATATGGAAGATAAGCTAAAAGGTTCTAAAGATATTGAACAAACAAAGTTTATTATAAATAGCAATATGACAGAAATAAACGAGCTGGCAAGCAGCGAAATACAGAGACAGGGTAAGGATTATAGTGTAAAAACGATGCTTGGGTGCTATCCTTTTCCAACAAAGGTATATGGCGACATAACCCTCCCGGCAGGGAATTATCAGGCATTGAGAGTAGTAATAGGAAAAGGTGAAGGAGCAAACTGGTGGTGTGTGTTATTCCCTCCATTATGCTTTGTTGATGCAACTCACGGCACAGTATCGGAATCAGTGAAGCAGGATCTTAAAAATGTACTGACTGAGGAAGAATATAATATTATCACATCAGTAGATGATGAAGAGGATATTCCTATAAAAGTAAAATTCAAAATAGTAGAATTTTTCCAGGATTCCAAATTGAAAATTTCAAGCTTTCTAAGCAAGATATTTTGA
- a CDS encoding S-layer homology domain-containing protein, which translates to MSVKIRIVLCIIICFSMIVPSSVSARMGDSGYEGGISSGEAPNKALFDYQEVCFISGEPIVLKGTVLIKKSLKQDNKSTAKQEVLTTTYTYNLKNTDKAATLTRVMILSTKLLKKENGQTVEETSLARIPSETIKIKNATYTLKNYDFSRTNLIDPKPAINYYAGNLWGRKTYQMGTGTASGSGKVIVEETGEFYGYDQYWGTTEAQIIDYTILNEQKKGDINDVWGGTASIKLSSTTTKEVEFVESIPNQISFKGGYIQKQHNEGIMEYSCKLPEFDQNGVSTDTMIDTDNSLKIESFPVQTRLGIPNVNHLRGHWAENYVKLLYSLEVFRGNDSTFKPEQYISRAEFAAAITEAAKEVPVDPAMVSKTAKKTDKNKKIESPFNDVSVDNLYFNQIDSAYKRGLMGGVGNNNFSPNGYLTVSDAVTILIRALGLESMAPNPEPVTTFKDNDKIPSHAKKAIYVAEKIGLVEADTRGYLNPSQKLTKAKVSIMFTKFIEYMQNGIKKDYRERIVNY; encoded by the coding sequence ATGTCTGTCAAAATAAGAATTGTTTTATGCATTATCATATGCTTCAGTATGATTGTTCCTTCTTCCGTTTCTGCGAGAATGGGTGACAGTGGCTATGAGGGGGGGATTTCGTCGGGGGAAGCTCCCAATAAGGCTCTGTTTGACTATCAAGAGGTATGTTTTATCAGTGGTGAACCTATTGTCTTAAAGGGAACCGTCTTAATAAAAAAATCCTTGAAGCAGGATAATAAGAGTACAGCAAAGCAGGAAGTCCTGACTACAACCTATACTTATAACCTGAAAAATACCGATAAAGCAGCGACACTAACAAGAGTAATGATTTTGAGCACAAAGCTGCTGAAAAAGGAAAACGGGCAGACTGTGGAAGAAACAAGCTTAGCCAGAATTCCTTCCGAGACAATTAAAATCAAAAACGCTACTTATACTTTGAAAAATTATGATTTTTCGCGAACCAACCTTATCGATCCCAAGCCTGCCATAAATTATTACGCAGGTAACCTGTGGGGGAGGAAAACCTATCAAATGGGTACAGGCACCGCATCGGGAAGCGGAAAGGTGATTGTAGAGGAAACAGGTGAATTTTATGGTTATGACCAGTATTGGGGGACTACTGAAGCCCAGATAATTGATTATACTATTCTGAATGAGCAGAAAAAGGGAGATATAAATGATGTCTGGGGAGGGACTGCCAGCATCAAGTTGTCCTCCACAACAACAAAAGAGGTGGAGTTCGTTGAGAGTATACCTAATCAGATAAGCTTTAAGGGCGGGTATATACAGAAACAGCATAATGAAGGCATAATGGAATACAGCTGCAAGCTTCCCGAGTTTGATCAGAATGGGGTTTCTACAGATACAATGATAGACACGGATAACAGTCTAAAGATCGAATCATTTCCGGTTCAGACAAGATTGGGAATTCCTAATGTCAATCACCTCAGAGGACACTGGGCAGAAAATTATGTCAAATTGCTGTACAGCCTTGAAGTGTTCAGGGGAAACGACAGCACCTTTAAACCGGAACAGTATATATCAAGAGCAGAATTTGCTGCTGCAATAACGGAAGCGGCTAAGGAAGTACCTGTGGATCCTGCCATGGTAAGTAAAACAGCAAAGAAAACGGATAAAAACAAAAAAATTGAGTCACCCTTCAATGATGTTTCGGTGGACAATTTATATTTCAATCAGATAGATAGCGCATATAAGAGAGGATTGATGGGTGGAGTCGGTAATAATAATTTTTCTCCAAACGGATACTTAACGGTTTCAGATGCAGTTACAATCTTAATCAGAGCCTTGGGGCTGGAAAGTATGGCGCCTAATCCCGAACCTGTAACTACATTCAAGGATAATGATAAAATACCTTCCCATGCAAAAAAAGCTATCTATGTAGCGGAGAAGATAGGATTGGTGGAAGCGGATACAAGAGGCTATCTGAATCCTTCACAGAAGCTGACAAAAGCAAAGGTTTCCATAATGTTCACAAAGTTTATCGAGTACATGCAGAATGGTATAAAAAAAGATTACCGGGAGCGTATAGTGAATTACTAA
- a CDS encoding DUF1934 domain-containing protein, with amino-acid sequence MNKNVIISVKGTQTSVNQDVSELELLTEGKYYKKGSSYFVTYKESEVTGMEGTTTTLKISEGRVTLMRFGAVNTQFIFERGQKHVSYYDTVHGAFTIGVFANEVNVDINDNGGEIKVDYEIEIDNNKSGINDFHMLIREAGTRGEKHPAKNAGGN; translated from the coding sequence TTGAATAAAAACGTTATTATTTCAGTAAAAGGCACTCAGACTTCCGTAAACCAGGATGTCAGCGAGCTGGAGCTTTTAACCGAAGGTAAATACTACAAAAAGGGCAGCAGCTATTTTGTGACATATAAGGAAAGTGAAGTAACCGGTATGGAAGGTACTACCACTACGTTGAAAATCTCCGAGGGTAGAGTAACGCTCATGAGATTTGGCGCTGTAAATACACAATTCATTTTTGAGCGCGGGCAAAAACATGTATCATATTATGATACTGTGCATGGTGCATTTACTATTGGGGTTTTTGCAAATGAAGTCAATGTTGATATAAATGATAACGGCGGTGAAATAAAAGTAGATTATGAAATAGAGATTGATAATAATAAATCAGGGATAAATGACTTTCACATGTTGATAAGAGAGGCTGGTACCAGGGGGGAAAAACATCCTGCAAAAAATGCGGGGGGAAATTGA
- a CDS encoding S41 family peptidase, translating to MKNKFRRSFIAVFIIICILLSQSVFAESDSSSATDRDVEYLKSIMDMIKEKYRGEITDDQLIEGALKGMFGTMDQYTQYMTNDEAESFYTGLEGSFFGLGIVMKVSGKYIMVEKVFPGSPAEKAGIFPGDRIVSVNGKSIIGATTKETAELIKGPAGKKVILQVQRGLKNKAVKIQATVGQVNISPVEYEIRNGIAYIQLSSFGINADNAMTEVLDKIDKAKVTKVVLDLRNNPGGYVDVAVAIARKFVPKGLITKLDYKSEGYSDIEYNSYLEKTKYKLAVLVNGGSASASEIFAGAVQDTKAGTLIGTKTFGKAKVQNLIPILTPEAFEKYEAELGVKLVDVYQLVNEYGITPLEDEIIGYSKITTGVYTTPKGRMIDLKGLTPDITVPDPAPSKGIYIGSVQKLKMAKTPGLNESSVDVFYAETILNLLGYNVDEADSILDKKTCEAIRKFQKSKGGKPSDRLDTATQKWLNAELDKLRSSLDKQYGKAVEVLNK from the coding sequence ATGAAAAACAAGTTCAGAAGGTCGTTTATAGCAGTATTCATCATTATATGCATATTATTGTCACAGTCGGTTTTCGCAGAAAGCGACTCATCGTCTGCCACTGATAGAGATGTGGAGTATCTGAAAAGTATTATGGATATGATTAAAGAGAAATACAGGGGGGAAATAACTGATGATCAACTGATAGAGGGTGCATTGAAGGGAATGTTTGGCACCATGGACCAGTATACCCAGTATATGACCAATGATGAAGCGGAAAGCTTTTATACAGGTCTGGAAGGCAGCTTTTTCGGATTAGGTATAGTGATGAAAGTCAGTGGCAAGTATATAATGGTTGAAAAGGTTTTTCCTGGTTCTCCGGCGGAAAAGGCAGGAATCTTTCCGGGGGACAGGATTGTATCCGTGAATGGCAAAAGTATCATAGGAGCTACTACCAAAGAGACTGCCGAACTAATAAAAGGGCCTGCAGGTAAAAAGGTAATACTTCAGGTACAAAGAGGGCTGAAAAACAAAGCTGTAAAAATTCAGGCGACAGTCGGTCAGGTAAATATAAGTCCCGTTGAATATGAAATCAGGAACGGTATAGCGTATATCCAGCTTTCATCCTTTGGAATAAATGCCGATAATGCCATGACAGAAGTGTTGGATAAAATAGATAAGGCAAAAGTAACAAAGGTAGTATTGGATTTGAGAAACAATCCGGGAGGATATGTTGATGTTGCTGTTGCCATAGCCAGGAAATTCGTGCCCAAAGGATTGATAACAAAGCTGGATTACAAGTCTGAAGGATATTCGGATATAGAGTATAATTCTTATCTTGAAAAAACGAAATATAAGCTGGCGGTTTTGGTGAACGGCGGCAGTGCCAGTGCCTCCGAGATATTTGCAGGAGCTGTGCAGGATACAAAAGCAGGTACTTTGATAGGAACCAAAACCTTTGGTAAGGCAAAAGTCCAGAATCTGATACCTATTTTGACACCTGAAGCATTCGAGAAGTATGAAGCTGAATTGGGGGTCAAACTGGTGGATGTATATCAGCTTGTAAACGAGTATGGGATTACACCTTTAGAGGATGAGATAATAGGGTATTCAAAAATCACTACGGGTGTATATACAACACCTAAGGGCAGGATGATCGACCTCAAGGGACTGACCCCTGATATTACTGTTCCTGACCCGGCGCCGTCAAAGGGGATCTATATTGGTAGCGTACAGAAGCTGAAAATGGCTAAAACTCCGGGATTAAACGAATCAAGTGTTGATGTTTTTTACGCGGAGACCATACTTAACCTTCTGGGTTATAATGTTGATGAGGCGGATTCCATACTTGACAAAAAAACCTGTGAGGCTATAAGGAAGTTCCAGAAGTCCAAGGGTGGAAAGCCTTCCGACAGACTTGATACGGCTACTCAGAAATGGCTTAACGCAGAGCTTGATAAGCTACGGTCAAGTCTGGATAAACAGTATGGGAAAGCAGTAGAGGTTTTGAATAAGTAG
- a CDS encoding S-layer homology domain-containing protein, translating into MKKKSGRNKITINRILAAVLAVFLTFVCTGVDAAPSEEIAEFAYTGIGNADVILNNLGYTDIRNASEWNKEAIYETGALGLVKSNGSKRFGLSSIVSKEDAIIYIYTALGREEEAKILAENLDNARDDEEKKKNPLSMWADGFLQLASNDGLISQKDYEDAMEEDQSSLEQDSFRRSAAAQRQEVAFWMAKALKLQPVYAQQKVFNSFRDWKNADPAKIPYIEAVLQNDIMSSDGNGNFRPASSATRENMVQIIRNSEDLILPSSGIERKTGTVEDIAETGDFSEKNIIRKTYNIRNSNGMLHTVDIEYLSGLGISNRNENTGSVLENGQKELIVLKNNIVGKSNLLAAGDRIEYLVAPDNTVRFVKVLSSVYDTKYYVAKINRIDNAKRSINASVFIRLNYPDVDLSKMNISFDMGSENAIVNYTYSNNVSVLQNKKRGDIKSITPETYVILTVKNNIVTGIKTLELGKDGETNVVKGIVEENNPQLGYITLYNENGTGVGKDLKKDLYVLRTYNYGNQNDLEVFKNHKRSKIGEIEAGDTVFLKLDSKGNVVSLSAADNYTVKYGKIVSKNGSTIGVRYDNGIQQILSVDKNVLVLSDKKITDYSKLKNGDKVRLLLNITNKATTVKEIAIEGDESFISNIYKGTVNRIDKTSGKLIVQNLQLFYNGQWSRTDKKGLIGLRLGEEYKMYFGNKEIDLDRVGKYLSENEAYIAVQKDYGGEERAVFISFRNGADTEDEPYTDSVSYALPGAGEFSISKKQEKIKNGEGTIVVKDGRLVSANSISAGDNAYVVANRSYDNGDYQAGVVQIRSDSDIESVQLYRARIKQINETKNFTVESFSQLKGLNWEYSNTPKTFNITHNTRIVGDGGIVNQRDFMDYGGDSYGNRTVYIVADGINALLVTTAPYGTVNAKGEVYDITGATIGEEGTLISEPTGLKLTGAKIYDASQHMWIDSKDMTLNILTNTVVLKEGKIVKPSDIRKADKVRIIKKDSTETGDAYIIVIE; encoded by the coding sequence ATGAAGAAAAAAAGCGGAAGAAATAAAATAACTATAAATAGGATTTTAGCTGCAGTTCTTGCGGTTTTCCTTACTTTTGTATGTACGGGTGTCGATGCTGCACCCTCCGAGGAAATAGCGGAGTTTGCTTATACAGGAATCGGCAATGCTGACGTAATACTGAACAATCTAGGCTATACAGACATAAGGAATGCTTCGGAATGGAATAAAGAAGCAATATATGAGACTGGTGCGTTGGGACTTGTAAAAAGTAATGGCAGTAAGAGATTCGGACTTTCTTCAATTGTATCGAAGGAAGATGCTATCATATATATATATACAGCTCTTGGGCGTGAAGAGGAAGCTAAGATTCTGGCAGAAAATCTTGATAATGCGAGGGATGATGAGGAAAAGAAAAAAAATCCTTTGAGCATGTGGGCTGACGGGTTTCTACAGCTGGCTTCCAATGACGGCTTGATAAGCCAGAAGGATTATGAGGACGCAATGGAGGAGGATCAGTCTTCCCTTGAACAGGACAGCTTCCGCAGAAGTGCGGCAGCTCAGCGGCAGGAAGTCGCATTCTGGATGGCTAAAGCACTTAAACTCCAGCCTGTATATGCACAACAAAAGGTGTTTAACAGCTTCAGAGATTGGAAAAATGCAGATCCGGCCAAAATTCCGTACATAGAAGCAGTCCTTCAGAACGACATAATGAGCAGTGACGGGAATGGGAATTTCAGACCCGCAAGTTCTGCTACCAGAGAGAATATGGTTCAGATAATCAGGAATTCGGAAGATCTGATACTGCCTTCCTCCGGAATTGAGAGAAAGACCGGTACAGTAGAAGATATAGCAGAAACAGGAGACTTTTCTGAAAAGAACATAATAAGGAAAACTTATAACATAAGAAACAGCAATGGCATGCTGCATACAGTAGATATTGAATATCTGTCAGGTCTGGGTATTTCAAACAGGAATGAGAATACAGGAAGTGTATTGGAAAACGGACAGAAAGAGCTGATAGTACTTAAAAACAATATTGTCGGTAAGAGTAATTTATTAGCTGCAGGGGACAGGATAGAGTACCTTGTAGCGCCTGATAATACTGTAAGGTTTGTCAAAGTCCTTTCCAGCGTCTATGATACAAAATATTATGTTGCTAAGATCAACAGAATTGATAATGCCAAGCGTTCAATAAATGCTTCGGTTTTCATCAGGTTGAATTATCCTGATGTTGACCTTTCGAAAATGAACATATCCTTTGATATGGGATCAGAGAATGCAATCGTGAATTATACATACAGCAATAACGTGTCTGTTCTTCAGAATAAAAAAAGAGGAGATATAAAATCTATAACACCCGAGACATATGTCATCCTTACAGTAAAAAACAATATAGTTACGGGCATTAAAACATTGGAACTGGGCAAAGATGGAGAGACCAACGTTGTAAAGGGTATAGTTGAAGAAAACAATCCCCAGCTTGGTTATATTACTCTGTACAATGAAAACGGAACCGGTGTGGGAAAGGATTTGAAGAAGGATTTATATGTGTTGCGTACATACAACTATGGAAATCAGAATGACCTGGAAGTATTCAAAAATCATAAAAGATCAAAGATAGGCGAAATCGAAGCCGGAGACACGGTATTCCTGAAGCTTGACTCAAAGGGCAATGTGGTGTCTCTGAGTGCGGCAGACAACTACACCGTAAAATACGGTAAAATCGTTTCAAAGAACGGCTCGACCATTGGTGTACGCTATGATAACGGCATACAGCAGATTCTGAGCGTAGATAAAAATGTTTTGGTTTTATCGGATAAAAAGATAACGGACTATAGCAAGCTGAAAAACGGAGATAAGGTAAGGCTGCTTCTTAACATAACCAATAAGGCTACAACAGTAAAGGAAATAGCTATAGAAGGTGATGAGAGCTTTATTTCAAACATATATAAGGGGACTGTAAACAGAATAGACAAAACCTCAGGCAAGCTTATTGTTCAGAATCTGCAGCTGTTTTACAACGGGCAGTGGTCAAGAACTGATAAAAAGGGTCTTATAGGACTACGTTTGGGTGAAGAATATAAAATGTATTTTGGGAATAAAGAAATTGATTTGGACAGAGTAGGCAAGTATCTTAGTGAAAATGAAGCTTATATAGCAGTACAAAAGGATTATGGAGGGGAAGAACGTGCTGTATTCATCTCCTTTAGAAACGGAGCTGATACCGAGGATGAGCCTTATACCGACAGTGTCTCCTACGCGCTTCCCGGGGCTGGGGAGTTCAGTATTAGCAAAAAACAGGAAAAGATTAAAAACGGTGAAGGAACGATAGTAGTAAAGGATGGCAGGCTTGTTTCCGCCAACAGTATTTCTGCGGGTGATAATGCGTATGTGGTGGCAAACAGGAGTTATGACAACGGAGATTATCAGGCAGGGGTAGTACAGATCAGGAGCGACTCCGATATAGAATCCGTTCAGCTGTACCGCGCAAGAATAAAACAGATTAATGAAACAAAAAACTTTACGGTTGAATCCTTTTCGCAGCTCAAGGGTTTGAATTGGGAATACTCGAATACTCCTAAGACGTTTAATATCACACACAACACCCGTATAGTAGGTGACGGGGGTATAGTAAACCAAAGGGATTTCATGGATTATGGCGGTGATAGTTATGGAAACCGCACAGTATATATAGTTGCAGACGGTATTAATGCACTGCTTGTTACTACGGCACCATATGGAACTGTCAACGCAAAGGGAGAGGTATATGACATAACCGGGGCCACTATCGGCGAAGAAGGTACACTGATATCGGAACCTACAGGGCTTAAACTTACAGGTGCAAAAATATACGATGCAAGCCAGCATATGTGGATTGACAGCAAGGATATGACACTTAATATTCTTACAAATACTGTTGTATTAAAGGAAGGGAAGATTGTCAAGCCATCCGATATAAGGAAAGCGGACAAGGTGAGGATAATCAAGAAAGACAGTACAGAGACAGGAGACGCATATATTATCGTTATAGAATAA